The following are from one region of the Chloracidobacterium sp. genome:
- a CDS encoding type II toxin-antitoxin system RelE/ParE family toxin — translation MIKYAPGLFAELVEISTYLAQYNQATAEQFLDSCEECFELLEKFPDLGSPRRFEAPELTSIRMSLVKGFDDYLIFYAPIAEGVRILHVIHSALDYNRIVDIGDL, via the coding sequence ATGATCAAATATGCGCCCGGCCTATTTGCTGAACTTGTAGAGATATCAACGTACTTAGCCCAGTACAACCAAGCGACTGCTGAACAATTTCTCGATAGCTGCGAAGAATGTTTTGAACTGCTGGAGAAATTTCCGGATTTGGGCAGCCCGCGCAGATTCGAAGCCCCAGAATTGACCTCAATCAGAATGTCGCTCGTCAAAGGCTTTGACGATTATCTTATCTTTTACGCCCCTATTGCCGAGGGCGTCAGAATTCTGCATGTGATACACAGCGCTCTCGACTACAATCGTATCGTCGATATTGGCGATCTTTAG
- a CDS encoding argininosuccinate synthase: MDKKINKVVLAYSGGLDTSAMLLWIKETYDCEVVCYCADVGQGEELTGLDEKAKATGASKLYVEDLREEFVKDFVWTAVKANALYEGVYLLGTSLARPVIAKRQIEIARKEGADAVAHGATGKGNDQVRFELTYYALQPDIKVIAPWRHWEFKGRADLIAYCEKHAIPVTATAEKPYSMDRNLMHVSYEGGVLEDPWAAPPEDMFLLTRSPENASDQAEEIVLSFEKGEPVAINGVGHGAVDLLSHLNYLGGEHGIGRVDLVENRFVGMKSRGVYETPGVTILQAAHRAIESITMDREVMRLRDSLGTKFAESVYYGFWFAPEFEILRSMIDQTQETVNGDVRLKLYKGNVIVTGRTSPNSLYRERVVTFEDDAGAYDQHDAEGFIKLQALRLRLRNME, translated from the coding sequence ATGGATAAAAAGATCAACAAGGTCGTCCTGGCATATTCCGGCGGATTGGACACCTCCGCGATGCTGCTTTGGATTAAAGAGACCTACGATTGTGAGGTCGTCTGCTATTGCGCCGACGTCGGCCAGGGCGAGGAACTGACCGGCCTTGATGAGAAAGCCAAGGCGACCGGTGCATCGAAATTGTACGTCGAAGACCTACGCGAAGAATTTGTAAAGGACTTCGTCTGGACTGCGGTGAAAGCCAACGCTCTTTACGAGGGCGTTTATCTGCTAGGCACATCGCTTGCGCGTCCTGTCATCGCCAAACGCCAGATCGAGATCGCCCGAAAAGAAGGCGCCGATGCCGTTGCCCACGGAGCCACTGGCAAGGGCAACGACCAGGTCCGTTTCGAGTTGACCTACTACGCACTTCAGCCTGATATCAAGGTGATCGCGCCGTGGCGCCATTGGGAATTCAAAGGCCGTGCCGACCTGATCGCCTATTGCGAGAAGCACGCCATTCCGGTCACGGCGACCGCCGAAAAACCATATTCGATGGACCGCAACCTAATGCATGTCTCTTACGAGGGCGGCGTTCTGGAAGACCCTTGGGCTGCACCGCCCGAGGATATGTTTCTGCTGACGCGATCGCCGGAGAACGCATCGGACCAGGCCGAAGAGATCGTTCTCTCATTCGAAAAAGGCGAGCCCGTGGCGATCAACGGCGTCGGACACGGTGCAGTCGACCTTCTCTCTCACCTTAACTACCTCGGCGGCGAACACGGTATCGGCCGGGTCGATCTGGTCGAGAACCGCTTCGTCGGGATGAAGTCGCGAGGTGTTTATGAAACGCCGGGTGTGACCATTTTACAGGCCGCGCATCGAGCGATCGAATCGATAACAATGGACCGCGAAGTGATGCGCCTCCGCGACAGCCTCGGGACGAAGTTTGCCGAATCGGTCTATTACGGTTTTTGGTTCGCGCCCGAGTTCGAGATCCTACGCTCGATGATCGACCAGACACAGGAAACCGTGAATGGCGACGTCCGACTGAAGCTCTACAAAGGCAACGTGATCGTCACCGGCCGCACATCGCCTAACTCTTTGTACCGGGAACGCGTCGTAACCTTCGAAGACGACGCCGGCGCCTACGACCAACACGACGCCGAAGGATTCATCAAGCTCCAGGCGTTGAGACTAAGATTGAGGAATATGGAGTAA
- a CDS encoding CHAP domain-containing protein produces MGFRDVVLFVGYQEIGNSLKSNPARVKEYIDFSCTQTVTSHLQVSWCTHFVHWCVDRAGLTGKIAKAPLGNKSTGRMLEAFPKTTNPRPGDLYYMPVVGGKTTHHFGLVSDVQGDEIESLDGNSGDWRDPRTDWTTKTGGGIGGGMVCLNKRKIVEIATFLELVPSDI; encoded by the coding sequence ATGGGATTCAGGGATGTAGTTCTGTTTGTCGGATACCAGGAGATCGGTAACAGCCTGAAATCGAATCCTGCACGGGTAAAGGAGTATATCGACTTTTCGTGCACACAGACGGTCACCTCACATCTGCAGGTAAGCTGGTGCACCCACTTCGTTCATTGGTGTGTCGACCGGGCAGGTTTGACGGGGAAGATCGCAAAGGCGCCGCTTGGCAACAAGTCCACCGGGCGGATGCTCGAGGCCTTTCCCAAGACCACGAACCCGAGGCCGGGCGATCTCTATTACATGCCCGTTGTCGGCGGCAAAACGACCCACCATTTCGGCCTGGTCAGCGACGTGCAAGGCGACGAGATCGAAAGCCTCGACGGCAACTCTGGCGATTGGCGCGATCCGCGAACCGATTGGACGACAAAAACAGGCGGCGGCATTGGCGGCGGAATGGTCTGTCTGAACAAGAGAAAGATCGTCGAGATCGCAACATTTCTTGAGCTTGTGCCGTCGGATATTTAA
- a CDS encoding LptE family protein: protein MEILRPMLSRTLRSLAVVTISFAVLGFTDCYKPVTNSGLPKNIRTVAVPAFQAEAKGLRYRVESRFTEAVSREIIRRGNGLRVQGTTRGADAVIEGTIRDFSFTGVLLDSEGRARVYEVTIVAAVTIRDLKEEKILFDNQNFVFRDSFEFSSDPRSFFNEEDPAVERIARSFAEAAVSAFVNGIGVRDEKK, encoded by the coding sequence ATGGAAATACTTCGTCCCATGCTTTCACGGACACTCAGATCGCTTGCTGTCGTAACGATCTCATTTGCGGTTTTGGGTTTTACCGACTGCTACAAACCGGTCACAAATTCGGGCCTGCCCAAGAATATTCGAACCGTTGCCGTTCCGGCATTTCAGGCCGAAGCGAAAGGGCTCCGTTATCGGGTCGAATCTAGATTTACCGAAGCCGTATCGCGTGAGATCATCCGACGCGGGAATGGCCTCAGGGTTCAGGGCACGACCCGCGGGGCTGATGCGGTCATCGAGGGCACGATACGCGATTTCAGCTTTACCGGAGTTCTGCTGGACAGCGAAGGACGTGCTCGCGTATACGAGGTGACGATCGTCGCTGCTGTAACGATCCGAGACCTTAAAGAAGAAAAGATCCTGTTCGATAACCAGAATTTTGTGTTCCGTGATTCGTTCGAATTCTCCTCAGATCCGCGATCGTTCTTTAACGAAGAAGACCCGGCGGTCGAGCGGATCGCACGGTCGTTTGCTGAGGCCGCCGTTTCGGCATTTGTGAACGGCATCGGTGTGCGCGACGAAAAGAAATAG
- the ftsH gene encoding ATP-dependent zinc metalloprotease FtsH produces the protein MIISSALLFVWYLQGKQTKPPQELSFDTALTQIKNKDIKEVTVKQDTLELVDKNDAKLSAKLDSSDSTRDQIYKAAEGTDTKINLEQASSGLGWLILINALPFLLLIGFLAFTLRQMQAGGNKALSFGKSKAKLLNNQQKRVTFKDVAGVEEAKEELQEIIEFLKDPQKFQKLGGKIPKGVLMVGPPGTGKTLLAKAIAGEANVPFFSISGSDFVEMFVGVGASRVRDLFEQGKKNAPCIIFIDEIDAVGRHRGAGLGGGHDEREQTLNQLLVEMDGFESNDGVILVASTNRPDVLDPALLRPGRFDRRVVVGRPDVRGREGILKVHTRKIPLDEAVDISVIARGTPGFTGADLANIVNEAALNAARYNKKVVMMSDFEIAKDKVLMGAERKSMVLSDAEKKLTAYHEAGHTMVGLKVPSADPVHKVSIIPRGMALGVTQQLPEADRHSYTREYLLSQIAILMGGRLAEEIYFGDDKVTTGASNDIERATELARAMVCEYGMSDLGPLTFGKKEEQIFLGREISQHRDYSEETAIKIDSEVKKIIAAQYDNARAIITNNADAMVRLAEALLELETLDSVQIRRVVAGLPLDGTEPVSSTTDDDGSPEVEEKGGRFKKPILPPITPNNPATA, from the coding sequence ATGATCATTTCCAGCGCGTTGCTGTTTGTTTGGTACCTTCAGGGCAAACAGACCAAACCGCCGCAGGAATTGTCGTTTGATACAGCGCTGACACAGATCAAGAACAAGGATATCAAAGAGGTGACGGTCAAGCAGGACACCCTCGAACTCGTCGATAAGAACGATGCCAAGCTTAGTGCAAAGCTCGACTCAAGCGACTCGACACGTGACCAGATATACAAGGCCGCCGAAGGCACCGATACTAAGATCAACCTCGAACAGGCTTCGAGCGGCCTCGGGTGGCTGATACTCATCAACGCTTTGCCGTTCCTCCTTCTCATCGGCTTTTTGGCATTCACGCTTCGCCAGATGCAAGCGGGCGGCAATAAGGCCTTGAGTTTTGGCAAATCAAAGGCAAAGCTGCTCAATAATCAACAGAAACGCGTCACATTCAAAGACGTTGCCGGTGTCGAAGAGGCGAAGGAAGAACTTCAGGAGATCATCGAATTCCTCAAAGATCCGCAAAAGTTCCAGAAACTCGGCGGCAAGATCCCCAAGGGTGTACTGATGGTGGGGCCTCCCGGAACCGGTAAGACCCTTCTCGCTAAGGCTATCGCGGGCGAGGCCAATGTGCCGTTCTTTTCGATCTCGGGTTCTGATTTTGTCGAGATGTTCGTTGGTGTCGGTGCGAGCCGCGTCCGCGACCTTTTCGAACAGGGAAAGAAGAACGCTCCGTGCATCATTTTCATCGACGAGATCGACGCTGTCGGCCGTCATCGCGGCGCCGGCCTTGGCGGCGGCCATGATGAGCGCGAGCAGACGCTCAATCAGCTTCTGGTCGAAATGGACGGTTTCGAATCGAACGACGGCGTCATCCTGGTCGCCTCGACCAACCGCCCGGACGTTCTCGATCCCGCATTGCTGCGTCCCGGTCGATTTGATCGCAGGGTCGTGGTCGGCAGGCCGGACGTTCGCGGACGCGAAGGTATCTTGAAGGTCCATACGCGCAAAATACCTCTGGACGAAGCCGTTGACATCAGCGTTATCGCACGAGGGACGCCCGGATTCACCGGTGCTGATCTTGCCAATATCGTGAACGAAGCGGCTCTCAATGCGGCCCGATACAACAAAAAGGTCGTGATGATGTCAGACTTCGAGATCGCGAAGGACAAGGTCTTGATGGGCGCTGAACGCAAAAGCATGGTGTTGAGCGACGCTGAAAAGAAGTTGACGGCGTATCACGAGGCCGGACATACGATGGTCGGGTTGAAGGTCCCTTCGGCCGATCCCGTTCACAAGGTCTCGATCATTCCCCGCGGAATGGCCCTTGGCGTCACCCAACAGCTTCCCGAGGCCGACCGTCACAGCTATACACGCGAGTATTTGCTCAGCCAGATCGCGATATTGATGGGTGGACGGCTTGCCGAAGAGATATACTTCGGTGATGACAAGGTAACGACCGGCGCTTCGAATGACATCGAGCGTGCGACCGAACTTGCCAGAGCGATGGTGTGCGAATATGGAATGTCCGATCTCGGCCCGTTGACCTTCGGTAAAAAGGAAGAGCAGATATTCCTCGGACGCGAAATCTCGCAGCATCGCGATTATTCTGAAGAGACGGCGATCAAGATCGATTCTGAAGTGAAGAAGATCATTGCCGCACAATACGACAACGCCCGAGCCATCATCACCAACAACGCTGACGCGATGGTCAGGCTGGCCGAGGCGCTTCTCGAACTCGAAACGCTTGACAGCGTTCAGATCCGGCGTGTTGTCGCCGGGCTGCCGCTGGACGGGACCGAACCGGTTTCGTCTACCACGGACGACGACGGTTCACCCGAGGTCGAGGAAAAAGGCGGACGCTTCAAGAAGCCGATCCTGCCTCCGATAACGCCGAACAATCCGGCAACGGCCTAA
- a CDS encoding type II toxin-antitoxin system ParD family antitoxin, with translation MATTTMNISLPDSMRVFVEETLTENGYGSASEYVRDLIRADQKRRNEKRLETLLLERLQAGDDETFTMENVRAEMRRRIEAKK, from the coding sequence ATGGCGACCACGACGATGAATATCTCGCTCCCCGATTCGATGCGGGTCTTCGTTGAAGAGACTTTGACGGAGAATGGATACGGTAGCGCAAGCGAATACGTCCGAGACCTTATACGGGCCGATCAGAAACGACGGAACGAGAAGCGGTTAGAGACATTACTGCTTGAACGGCTTCAAGCGGGCGATGATGAAACATTCACGATGGAAAACGTTCGGGCCGAGATGCGCCGACGGATTGAAGCCAAGAAATGA
- the tilS gene encoding tRNA lysidine(34) synthetase TilS: protein MMHKFVRGLITEWRRLGSQFEGETAIVAVSGGADSVSMLLALADLLTRKKLSLRLVVAHFDHGLRGAESKTDAEFVRGLATSLGLEFVLGKGRIAKTGNLEQNARNARYAYLLKAASDQKAFAVLTAHTLNDQAETLLMNLIRGSGPEGLAAMQPVREFDGSQIKLIRPLVRWATRRETEAFCKHMKIEPRVDAMNIDPAFTRVRIRSELLPMLETFNPKIVETLARTTQLMQGSAEAPRDEPDIEMSIQYLRSFEKARLYSVIRSWLRANRGNLRSLQLKHIEVIDRLIHSPKSGRMIELPGGGRVMKQKGRLVYINITVEK, encoded by the coding sequence ATGATGCATAAATTTGTCCGAGGCCTGATCACTGAATGGCGGAGGCTTGGATCGCAGTTCGAGGGCGAAACGGCGATCGTTGCCGTTTCGGGCGGTGCTGATTCGGTCTCGATGCTGCTCGCTCTCGCAGATCTGCTAACTCGAAAAAAGCTGAGCCTGCGGCTTGTGGTCGCGCACTTCGACCACGGCCTCCGCGGAGCTGAGAGTAAGACTGACGCAGAATTTGTCCGCGGCCTTGCGACTTCGCTCGGGCTGGAATTCGTGCTTGGCAAGGGACGGATCGCTAAAACGGGAAACCTCGAGCAAAACGCTCGAAATGCGCGATACGCATATTTGCTGAAGGCCGCGAGCGATCAAAAAGCATTTGCCGTTCTGACCGCTCATACGCTGAACGATCAGGCCGAGACCCTTCTGATGAACCTGATCCGCGGAAGCGGACCCGAAGGGCTCGCGGCAATGCAACCTGTAAGGGAATTTGACGGGTCACAGATCAAACTCATCCGCCCATTGGTCCGCTGGGCGACTCGCCGTGAGACCGAAGCATTCTGCAAACATATGAAGATCGAACCGCGTGTCGACGCAATGAACATCGATCCGGCGTTCACACGTGTTCGCATCCGGAGCGAACTCTTGCCAATGCTTGAGACGTTCAATCCGAAGATCGTCGAGACGCTGGCGCGGACAACGCAGTTGATGCAAGGATCGGCTGAAGCCCCGCGTGACGAGCCTGACATCGAGATGTCGATCCAATATCTGCGGTCATTCGAAAAGGCCCGGCTGTATTCCGTCATCCGGTCATGGCTGCGAGCGAATCGCGGAAACCTGAGGTCTTTGCAACTGAAACATATCGAAGTGATCGATCGTTTGATCCATAGCCCAAAGAGCGGTCGAATGATCGAACTCCCCGGCGGAGGAAGGGTGATGAAACAGAAAGGACGCCTTGTTTACATAAATATTACGGTTGAAAAATGA
- a CDS encoding PaaI family thioesterase, which produces MDRSELIARTAENELMRFLGVNIVETTPEHVVLTMEVTPKVHQYVGIMNGGVSLYLAETAASIGVVSNADLTKVTPVGIEINGNHLRAVSKGLLTVEARPIYPGRTMSVWQIDITNDRQKLIFTGRITILLQNRPAFPAISDDA; this is translated from the coding sequence ATGGATAGATCTGAACTGATCGCCCGAACGGCTGAGAATGAACTGATGAGGTTCCTCGGCGTAAATATCGTTGAAACGACGCCCGAGCATGTCGTTCTGACAATGGAAGTGACCCCGAAAGTACATCAATATGTCGGGATCATGAACGGCGGCGTTTCGCTCTATCTTGCCGAGACGGCCGCCTCGATCGGCGTCGTTTCGAATGCCGACCTGACGAAGGTCACGCCCGTCGGCATCGAGATCAACGGCAATCACCTCCGCGCCGTCAGCAAGGGCCTGCTGACGGTCGAGGCAAGGCCGATCTACCCGGGCCGGACAATGAGCGTCTGGCAGATCGATATAACGAACGACAGACAAAAACTGATCTTCACCGGCAGGATCACTATCCTGCTCCAAAACCGCCCGGCGTTTCCGGCGATCTCCGATGATGCATAA
- the folP gene encoding dihydropteroate synthase has translation MKYWQTSGRRLPLGRPLVMGILNITPDSFSDGGRYLSSDDALRRAGEMIEEGADIIDIGGESTRPGSSPVDPEDEIGRVVPVIEAIVRRFDRPVSIDTSKASVAEAAVKAGAEIINDISGLRFDPKVAAVASANGTGLVLMHSRGEFGSMHSLEPVADIQAEVRSGFDQSIEIATSNGVGKDQIVLDVGIGFGKTLDQNLALLGDLAGLIRDFAEFPFLIGTSRKSFIAKILDEAPSDSRLAGSLASAVIAVWQGASIARVHDVRQTAEAFRIVDAVRRSVD, from the coding sequence ATGAAGTACTGGCAGACTTCCGGCCGCAGACTTCCGCTTGGCCGGCCGCTCGTAATGGGGATTCTCAACATCACGCCGGACAGCTTTTCTGACGGCGGCAGATACCTCTCGTCTGATGATGCACTTCGGCGTGCCGGCGAAATGATCGAGGAAGGTGCCGACATAATTGATATCGGCGGCGAATCGACCCGGCCCGGAAGCTCACCGGTCGATCCCGAGGACGAGATCGGCCGCGTCGTTCCGGTCATCGAAGCGATCGTCCGACGTTTCGATCGTCCGGTATCGATCGACACGAGCAAAGCTTCGGTGGCCGAAGCTGCGGTCAAAGCCGGGGCAGAGATCATTAACGACATTTCGGGCCTTCGGTTCGATCCGAAGGTTGCAGCGGTCGCGTCGGCGAATGGAACGGGCCTTGTGCTTATGCATTCCCGCGGCGAGTTTGGATCGATGCACAGCCTGGAGCCGGTCGCCGATATTCAAGCCGAGGTCAGGTCAGGTTTTGACCAAAGCATCGAGATCGCCACATCGAACGGCGTCGGAAAAGATCAGATTGTCCTCGACGTCGGTATCGGGTTTGGCAAAACACTGGATCAGAATCTCGCCCTGCTCGGCGATCTGGCCGGACTTATCCGCGATTTCGCCGAGTTCCCTTTTCTGATCGGCACATCGCGAAAGTCATTCATCGCAAAGATCCTCGATGAAGCTCCGTCCGATTCGCGCCTTGCCGGCAGTCTGGCAAGTGCCGTGATCGCCGTCTGGCAAGGAGCCTCGATCGCTCGTGTCCACGATGTCCGACAGACGGCGGAGGCGTTCCGTATAGTCGATGCGGTCCGGCGATCGGTCGATTAA
- a CDS encoding zinc-ribbon domain-containing protein encodes MIIRCDNCSVSLQVDESKIPNGNFTVRCPRCQNMLRATKDSKAPISPTAQQLEANQPAPAASEGSKEFAAKESEFEINNALKSLLSALQTGGASLETNDEISKKPRRVLLCLGERKDEVAKKLAEAGYKVYIAETPAQANERLREGKTEIVIFSPDFAAEFGGAAILQQKANAMYSSERRRLFLVSLEDGGTTMNAHEAFLRNLNLIVNTSDIPQLPLILNRAVLDFNDLYHYLNIGLGVEPI; translated from the coding sequence ATGATCATTCGCTGTGACAATTGCTCGGTTTCGCTGCAAGTAGACGAATCGAAGATACCGAACGGTAACTTTACCGTCCGATGTCCTCGGTGTCAGAACATGCTGCGGGCCACGAAAGACTCAAAGGCACCGATATCGCCCACCGCGCAACAGCTCGAAGCCAACCAGCCTGCACCCGCGGCTTCAGAGGGTTCGAAAGAGTTTGCGGCAAAGGAATCGGAGTTCGAGATAAACAATGCGCTCAAATCGCTGTTGTCAGCTTTGCAGACAGGCGGTGCGTCGCTCGAAACGAACGACGAGATAAGCAAAAAGCCCCGGCGGGTTTTGCTTTGCCTCGGCGAGCGCAAGGACGAGGTTGCCAAAAAGCTGGCAGAGGCTGGTTATAAGGTCTATATCGCAGAAACACCGGCTCAGGCTAACGAAAGGCTTCGCGAGGGAAAGACCGAGATCGTGATATTCTCGCCTGATTTCGCGGCCGAGTTTGGCGGTGCAGCGATATTGCAGCAAAAGGCGAACGCGATGTACTCGTCAGAGCGGCGACGGCTTTTCCTTGTTTCGCTGGAAGACGGCGGTACAACGATGAACGCTCACGAGGCATTTCTCAGAAACCTGAATCTGATCGTGAACACAAGCGACATTCCGCAGCTGCCGCTAATATTGAATCGCGCTGTTTTGGATTTCAACGATCTCTATCACTATCTCAATATCGGGCTCGGCGTAGAACCGATCTGA
- the holA gene encoding DNA polymerase III subunit delta, which produces MPETSKDALREQLKRREIAPVYVLHGPESALRDLAAKTIADLAFSEGEFRDFNEDAYSLSNAENLRSALAAAEQLPMMAQRRVVQITDARIAATAQRDTLKEEFEPVLAAYLSNPSPQTVLIILADELNGSRKISKLLSKHAVVVEFRRLEGAELIRWVKGNFEQLGARIDENSVRHLISLTGSDLRRLSGEIGKLATAAITNGMVTVDLIDDLVSHKAELSNFDLTDHLVAGRKSQAIAAMRKILSDGAEPLALLGLISYNFRRLLMAKSMMESGAERSDITRIVKLRYSDQEPFLAAARRAETRRLASILKRLAAVDLAIKTSVGGGGPQGSAMQIEMLVSEIATSAGQ; this is translated from the coding sequence ATGCCGGAAACGTCGAAAGACGCATTGAGAGAACAGCTGAAACGCCGCGAGATCGCGCCGGTGTACGTACTCCATGGTCCGGAATCCGCCCTTCGTGACCTTGCCGCCAAGACGATCGCAGATCTCGCATTTTCTGAAGGCGAGTTTCGTGATTTCAACGAGGACGCCTACAGCCTCAGCAACGCTGAGAATCTGCGTTCGGCCCTCGCCGCAGCCGAACAACTCCCGATGATGGCCCAAAGACGTGTCGTTCAGATCACCGACGCACGGATCGCCGCAACAGCGCAACGCGACACACTGAAAGAAGAGTTTGAACCAGTGCTGGCGGCATACCTTTCGAACCCGTCGCCGCAGACCGTTCTGATAATACTTGCCGATGAGCTTAACGGTAGTCGAAAGATATCGAAGCTCCTGTCAAAGCACGCGGTCGTGGTCGAATTCAGGCGTTTAGAAGGCGCTGAGCTCATTCGATGGGTAAAGGGCAATTTTGAACAACTCGGTGCACGGATCGACGAGAATTCCGTGCGCCATCTTATCTCTTTAACAGGTTCTGATCTCCGCAGGCTGTCGGGCGAGATAGGCAAGCTGGCGACAGCCGCGATAACAAACGGGATGGTCACGGTCGATCTGATCGATGACCTGGTCAGCCATAAAGCCGAACTTTCAAATTTTGACCTCACCGATCACCTCGTTGCGGGCCGAAAAAGCCAGGCGATCGCCGCAATGCGAAAAATACTCAGCGACGGAGCAGAACCGCTCGCCCTGCTCGGGCTGATCTCATACAATTTCCGACGGCTGCTGATGGCAAAATCGATGATGGAGAGCGGGGCAGAGCGTTCGGATATCACCAGAATCGTGAAATTGCGATACAGCGATCAGGAACCGTTCCTGGCCGCGGCACGGCGCGCCGAGACACGACGGCTTGCTTCGATCCTAAAGCGGCTCGCTGCGGTCGATCTGGCAATAAAAACGTCGGTCGGCGGAGGCGGCCCGCAAGGCTCCGCAATGCAGATCGAGATGTTGGTAAGCGAAATTGCTACGTCCGCAGGCCAATGA
- the argH gene encoding argininosuccinate lyase — translation MTNADQLWGGRFTEKPHETFAEFNDSFRFDRRLFAADIRGSVAHANGLLRAGLLSPDEADAVIGGLTQLLADAAIVPDFFASDAEDVHSFIEGKLVEAIGDAGRKLHTGRSRNDQVATALRIWMREEIDRIDVLTRDLQAAIVDIAEGFRDAVMPGYTHLQRAQPILFAHWCLAYFEMFRRDRDRLKDLFVRVNVLPLGSGALAGTGFPIDREAVASELGFSAVAANSLDAVSDRDFAIEFTSVCSLIMLHLSRIAEDMIIFCSNEFGFIKLSDAVSSGSSLMPQKKNPDALELLRGKAGRVFGHNSALLTMMKGLPLAYNKDMQEDKEAVFDTADTVKISLRAAAIVVENAIVDEERSREAAIKGYLNATELADHLVKKGVPFRTAHETVGRIVLLGIGQGKELEELTLEEMRAIAPEIDDGVFQALTLDRTIGSKSAIGGTSPVRVAAALQAAREYLNG, via the coding sequence ATGACCAACGCAGATCAGCTTTGGGGCGGCCGGTTCACCGAAAAGCCTCATGAAACATTCGCCGAGTTCAACGATTCGTTCCGGTTCGACCGGCGATTGTTCGCCGCCGACATCCGCGGCAGCGTTGCTCACGCGAACGGTCTGTTGCGCGCCGGGCTGCTTTCACCGGATGAGGCCGACGCGGTTATCGGCGGGCTGACGCAGCTGCTTGCCGATGCTGCGATCGTTCCGGACTTTTTTGCTTCTGACGCGGAGGACGTTCATTCCTTTATCGAGGGCAAACTTGTCGAAGCGATCGGCGACGCCGGACGCAAGCTGCACACAGGGCGAAGCCGAAATGACCAGGTGGCGACGGCCTTGCGGATCTGGATGCGTGAAGAGATCGACCGGATCGATGTGCTGACCCGCGACCTGCAGGCCGCGATCGTCGATATCGCCGAGGGGTTTCGCGATGCGGTGATGCCTGGATACACGCACCTTCAGCGAGCTCAACCCATATTGTTCGCACATTGGTGCCTTGCGTATTTCGAAATGTTCAGGCGTGACCGCGACCGGCTCAAAGATCTGTTCGTGCGTGTCAATGTGCTGCCGCTCGGATCCGGAGCACTTGCCGGAACCGGGTTTCCGATCGATCGGGAAGCTGTAGCGTCAGAGCTCGGTTTCAGCGCCGTCGCGGCAAACAGCCTTGACGCGGTGTCTGACCGCGATTTTGCGATCGAATTCACGTCGGTGTGTTCGCTCATCATGCTTCATTTATCGCGGATCGCCGAGGATATGATCATTTTCTGTTCGAACGAATTTGGCTTTATCAAATTGAGCGACGCCGTTTCGAGCGGTTCGAGTCTCATGCCGCAAAAAAAGAACCCCGACGCCCTTGAACTTCTGCGCGGCAAGGCCGGACGCGTCTTTGGCCACAATTCGGCGTTGCTTACGATGATGAAAGGTTTGCCGCTTGCTTATAACAAGGATATGCAAGAGGACAAAGAGGCGGTCTTCGATACCGCCGACACCGTCAAGATCTCGCTGCGCGCGGCCGCTATAGTGGTCGAGAACGCGATCGTCGACGAGGAACGCTCACGCGAAGCCGCCATCAAAGGCTACCTGAACGCCACCGAACTCGCCGACCACCTGGTAAAGAAAGGCGTGCCGTTCCGCACTGCACATGAGACGGTCGGCAGGATCGTCTTGCTCGGGATCGGCCAGGGCAAGGAGCTCGAGGAGCTGACGCTCGAAGAAATGCGGGCGATCGCGCCCGAGATAGACGACGGTGTATTTCAGGCGCTGACCCTTGACCGAACAATTGGCAGCAAATCGGCGATCGGAGGAACGTCTCCGGTCCGCGTTGCTGCCGCACTTCAGGCTGCAAGAGAGTATTTGAATGGATAG